A genome region from Dethiobacter alkaliphilus AHT 1 includes the following:
- a CDS encoding cytochrome c3 family protein: MMKKYTMFFLIIMLALTMAAAASAEPGPGYGEFFDNPEWPDQGPENIYIPTEDGLPIRIHSDYQNNTDACASCHATHTAIGSSLLQWTDVNTACMACHDGTVTITYDVMSGKIAETDERTSGGLFDGLGDSASSHAVRSGMNIGAAPGGAGSGADGNAWGDEFNCSSCHTPHGIGGNARILHPNPNRVNSEKTVTVDRNNAPQIGEEAPKWFEANLDGKYYYLLPDYALRGYGYNFLIADASTGEAIPMADYTLKVEPVTQNTVVIWEGVDEEEEYNAPARLTLTYTPSVRVTMDIDGWMTADETVEYVSGINDFCGACHTDYNAASGSHKEKVGTYSQAYRHPVGQLSAFNWEIPEGTGLKFETAGGRQIACLTCHVAHGTDEDYWGDTLGGLDYFAEAVANESLFEFSGELFSSSLKRLPNMSACEACHQMGPANYGYESIALAFNERNKANFDRDELFGAEFVGASRCGDCHTQTYNDQKNHLHTLKSRPAGDVPEWQPGGEWREAFPEDGIPLNKDTSFMLQAEDVEVVFGSKWKIRFGIRASEAWELGARWTVADPENPTDEELEGIIFGDYQYNTGIRGFEWTEHGIPDSGNYTSGSTWERNCIGCHTTGFDLAAFEANPTVMPIDPDTGDRNYIADWGVTCEACHGPGELHAADPARDNIVNPARLTVLQQNDACGACHARGFGLKDGSGRNDPIPVAMLPGDRLTNYVDIHTERLHPNSGIGTHHRMQWQELLGLSNMAHGEAGSPERDAQRAYVADVTNYSTKSKVVSCNTCHDSHGVAGYGQNSQTRPMSQLKMDYEQTCAACHGTAPNIEQAMPYAVRSAVQYDIRTHIFDRDRLIDGIDNIDFNIYPTEPK, encoded by the coding sequence ATGATGAAAAAGTACACTATGTTTTTTCTCATCATCATGCTGGCTCTGACCATGGCCGCTGCTGCCTCGGCAGAACCAGGACCGGGTTATGGGGAGTTTTTCGACAATCCCGAATGGCCTGACCAAGGACCAGAGAATATCTACATTCCCACCGAAGATGGATTGCCAATCCGTATTCACAGCGATTACCAGAACAACACCGATGCTTGTGCCTCTTGCCACGCAACCCACACCGCCATCGGATCGTCATTGCTGCAGTGGACAGATGTGAACACTGCCTGCATGGCATGTCATGACGGAACAGTAACAATTACCTACGATGTAATGTCAGGGAAAATTGCAGAGACCGATGAAAGGACCAGCGGCGGCCTTTTTGACGGCCTCGGTGATTCCGCGTCATCGCATGCTGTCAGAAGCGGTATGAATATAGGCGCTGCCCCCGGTGGAGCAGGTAGCGGCGCAGACGGCAATGCCTGGGGAGATGAATTTAACTGCTCCAGCTGTCATACACCCCACGGCATCGGCGGTAACGCCCGTATCCTCCATCCCAACCCCAACCGGGTTAACTCTGAAAAGACTGTGACAGTTGACAGAAACAATGCTCCGCAAATTGGCGAGGAAGCGCCTAAGTGGTTCGAAGCCAATTTAGATGGCAAATATTACTACCTGCTACCAGACTATGCCTTGCGGGGCTATGGCTACAACTTTTTGATCGCAGATGCCAGCACTGGCGAAGCTATTCCCATGGCTGACTACACGCTCAAAGTAGAACCGGTCACCCAAAACACCGTGGTGATTTGGGAAGGGGTTGATGAAGAGGAGGAGTATAATGCCCCTGCTCGCCTCACCCTTACTTATACACCGTCTGTGCGTGTAACCATGGATATCGATGGTTGGATGACAGCAGACGAAACCGTTGAATATGTCAGCGGCATTAATGATTTCTGTGGTGCCTGCCATACCGACTATAATGCAGCTTCAGGTTCTCACAAAGAAAAAGTTGGCACATATAGTCAGGCTTACCGTCACCCTGTAGGACAGTTGTCGGCCTTTAACTGGGAAATTCCAGAAGGAACAGGCCTGAAGTTTGAAACAGCTGGCGGCCGGCAGATTGCCTGCCTGACCTGTCACGTGGCCCACGGTACCGATGAAGATTACTGGGGAGACACTCTTGGAGGACTGGATTATTTTGCAGAAGCTGTTGCAAATGAGTCGTTGTTTGAGTTCTCCGGTGAATTGTTCTCCAGCAGCCTGAAGAGGCTTCCCAACATGAGCGCCTGCGAAGCCTGTCACCAGATGGGCCCGGCCAACTATGGCTATGAGTCCATTGCCTTAGCTTTCAATGAGCGCAACAAGGCTAACTTCGACCGAGACGAACTTTTTGGGGCCGAATTTGTTGGCGCTTCTAGATGTGGTGATTGTCATACACAGACCTACAATGACCAGAAAAACCATCTGCATACTCTGAAATCCCGTCCCGCCGGTGATGTGCCCGAATGGCAGCCGGGCGGCGAATGGCGTGAAGCTTTCCCCGAAGATGGAATTCCGCTTAATAAAGATACTTCATTCATGCTCCAAGCCGAAGATGTAGAAGTGGTCTTTGGTTCAAAGTGGAAGATTCGCTTTGGTATCAGAGCATCCGAAGCGTGGGAATTAGGCGCACGCTGGACTGTTGCTGATCCGGAGAATCCTACCGATGAGGAACTTGAAGGGATTATCTTCGGTGATTACCAGTACAACACCGGAATCAGAGGCTTTGAATGGACTGAGCATGGGATTCCTGACTCAGGCAACTACACCAGCGGTAGTACCTGGGAGCGCAACTGTATCGGTTGCCATACCACCGGTTTTGACCTGGCTGCTTTTGAAGCCAATCCAACTGTCATGCCTATTGATCCGGACACCGGTGACAGAAACTATATCGCCGACTGGGGTGTAACCTGTGAGGCCTGTCACGGCCCTGGTGAACTCCACGCCGCAGATCCCGCTAGGGATAACATTGTTAACCCCGCCCGCTTGACTGTGCTGCAGCAAAACGATGCCTGTGGTGCTTGTCATGCCCGTGGCTTTGGCCTGAAGGACGGTAGTGGTCGTAATGACCCGATTCCTGTGGCCATGTTGCCAGGGGACAGGTTGACAAACTATGTTGACATTCATACTGAGCGTCTACATCCTAATTCCGGCATCGGAACCCACCACCGTATGCAGTGGCAGGAACTGCTGGGCCTAAGCAATATGGCCCATGGTGAAGCAGGGTCCCCAGAAAGAGATGCCCAGCGCGCTTATGTAGCTGATGTAACCAACTACAGCACTAAGAGTAAAGTCGTAAGCTGTAACACCTGTCACGACAGCCATGGTGTTGCCGGATACGGCCAGAATAGTCAAACCCGTCCCATGTCTCAATTGAAGATGGATTACGAACAGACCTGTGCTGCATGTCACGGTACAGCTCCGAATATTGAGCAAGCTATGCCTTATGCAGTAAGATCTGCTGTTCAGTATGACATTCGGACCCATATCTTCGATAGGGATCGTTTAATTGATGGCATTGATAACATCGACTTCAACATCTACCCCACTGAGCCGAAGTAA
- a CDS encoding cytochrome c3 family protein, with protein sequence MMPVRLHCKVKGIVLLLTLPCFVLAAAVAWSASQEGVVEYLSPHNASEETKNPDACSTCHSTHTAQRRSLVSVDDLADSCINCHNGTNSTAPMFPNNNLMHNFGEESDKSCNGCHQMHPPYRYEPLLSRPYTSEAHKRNLQITGNTSDYRLCLDCHRRDGDDGAADIFSYYTAGTGHYIRSAGGRLPIEGEDNDLPPGWQLSCSNCHDQHGSVNAALIRNDITIEKGEEGTQQEVVSLDFPERPSVSGQMRDFCLTCHGEESYLYHLSLTPPSTISEHTSDGNESCENCHGYIRNLEEQDMAMKAAHAPLVPSPNISGYIVEAELAEEGIFGLLQVNLYYDGNHLNPQRDVPFIGKPVQFLISEDGYFVEREEEEGWVVYRQLEYPQHQKTVEHVDEDTEETLGLAYIWFFAPDETTTTIRVFSGGASREFNITP encoded by the coding sequence ATGATGCCAGTTAGGCTCCACTGCAAGGTTAAAGGAATAGTTTTACTGCTTACATTGCCTTGCTTTGTCCTGGCGGCAGCGGTAGCCTGGTCGGCAAGCCAGGAAGGGGTAGTGGAATACTTAAGCCCCCATAATGCGTCTGAGGAAACAAAAAACCCGGATGCCTGCAGCACCTGCCATAGTACACATACTGCCCAAAGGCGGTCACTGGTAAGTGTTGATGACCTGGCGGACAGCTGTATTAACTGTCATAACGGTACCAACTCAACTGCTCCAATGTTTCCCAATAATAACCTGATGCACAACTTTGGAGAGGAATCCGATAAATCCTGCAACGGATGCCATCAAATGCATCCACCTTACAGGTATGAGCCGTTGTTGTCCCGTCCTTACACAAGTGAAGCACACAAGCGCAATCTGCAGATTACAGGTAATACATCGGATTACCGCCTCTGTTTGGATTGTCACAGAAGAGATGGCGACGATGGCGCTGCTGATATTTTCAGCTATTATACCGCAGGCACCGGACATTATATCCGCTCAGCAGGCGGACGTCTGCCAATAGAAGGTGAAGATAATGACCTTCCCCCAGGGTGGCAATTATCCTGCTCCAACTGTCATGACCAGCATGGTTCCGTTAATGCCGCCCTGATCCGCAATGATATTACTATTGAAAAGGGGGAGGAAGGAACCCAACAAGAAGTGGTTTCTCTGGATTTTCCAGAAAGACCATCGGTGTCAGGTCAAATGAGGGATTTTTGCCTAACCTGCCATGGTGAAGAGTCCTATTTATATCATCTTTCGCTTACACCACCTTCTACAATCAGCGAACATACAAGCGATGGCAATGAATCCTGTGAAAACTGCCACGGCTACATCCGAAATTTAGAAGAGCAGGATATGGCTATGAAAGCAGCCCACGCTCCTCTGGTACCATCCCCAAATATTTCTGGATACATAGTAGAAGCAGAGCTTGCTGAGGAAGGAATTTTCGGCCTGCTGCAAGTTAATCTCTACTATGACGGCAACCATCTCAACCCACAAAGAGATGTGCCCTTTATCGGAAAACCTGTGCAGTTCTTGATAAGCGAAGACGGCTATTTTGTGGAACGAGAGGAAGAAGAAGGTTGGGTAGTTTATCGACAACTTGAGTATCCACAACATCAGAAAACAGTGGAGCATGTTGATGAAGATACTGAGGAGACTCTCGGACTTGCCTATATCTGGTTTTTCGCACCGGACGAGACAACCACAACCATTCGTGTTTTCTCCGGAGGAGCAAGCCGTGAATTTAACATAACCCCTTAG